A part of Verrucomicrobiota bacterium genomic DNA contains:
- the pilM gene encoding pilus assembly protein PilM translates to MPSGKVLTVDLGSNSLKLAEFIVDSNARLTLQNYAVEDLGIDPNKEQDRNPFLLQSLQKALQRIGFSSGKIHCCVSGHFVFTRFVKLPAVAPEQLSQMIVFEAQQNVPFPIDEVVWDYQILGREGAPDTEALIVAMKGDLVEDIAGLMSASNLKLGCVDVAPLTIINAFKYNYPDNPSCNLIIEIGAKSSNLIFVDGHQVFCRTVPIAGHLISQNISNEFQEPFIASELLKKGKGFVGLGGAYQDPDDAAAARISKIARGIFSRLHAEVSRSISFYRNQQGGKAPEAVYLSGGTSLMAYSDIFFNDKLNLPVEFFNPLRNVIVSPNIDSQKLNGEVGLLGSLVGLALRESGDVPVEINLDPPSFSAKKDQGKRMPFIWAAVAVWILFFLITAGTNMFMAMQVDKIILTLKSEYSQKDRFRKDIDDVKLKYDLAKLKVDSALKLKQQRDFWPELITSLQGAVSPGLWITEINLTYNKAEDEDSVRSARNVELPHVEEIPQNLPVAQTRTGRPRSGASRNRQDRRSASRQAPVELNLAPKGEVLIIRGLFERGEKPGIVNSFENNLKDTDYFRSEDAKSVEIVKREKPEKDKIALEYLIHARFNEEEQPDLTP, encoded by the coding sequence GTGCCTTCAGGAAAAGTTCTAACTGTTGATCTGGGGTCAAACTCGCTGAAATTGGCCGAGTTTATAGTGGACTCGAATGCACGTTTGACTTTGCAGAATTACGCTGTTGAAGATCTGGGTATAGATCCTAACAAAGAACAAGATCGCAATCCTTTTCTGTTGCAGAGTTTGCAAAAGGCGCTCCAGAGAATCGGCTTTTCTTCTGGTAAAATTCATTGTTGTGTCTCCGGGCATTTTGTTTTCACGAGATTTGTTAAACTTCCCGCTGTGGCTCCTGAGCAGTTAAGCCAGATGATTGTTTTTGAGGCTCAGCAAAATGTGCCTTTCCCTATTGATGAGGTCGTATGGGATTATCAAATCCTAGGACGTGAGGGAGCTCCGGATACGGAGGCGCTCATAGTCGCCATGAAAGGGGATCTTGTTGAGGATATAGCAGGCTTGATGTCAGCTTCGAATTTAAAGTTAGGTTGTGTAGATGTAGCGCCTCTAACTATTATCAACGCATTTAAATATAACTATCCTGATAACCCGAGTTGTAATCTGATCATAGAAATAGGGGCAAAGAGCTCTAATCTTATATTCGTAGATGGTCACCAAGTTTTTTGCAGAACAGTTCCTATAGCAGGACACCTCATTTCTCAAAATATATCAAATGAGTTCCAAGAGCCGTTTATCGCTTCCGAGCTGCTTAAAAAAGGTAAAGGATTTGTCGGTCTTGGTGGAGCATACCAGGACCCTGATGACGCAGCCGCTGCCAGGATTTCAAAAATCGCTCGGGGCATCTTTTCTAGACTACATGCAGAGGTAAGTCGATCTATTAGTTTTTATCGAAACCAACAAGGAGGTAAAGCTCCTGAGGCAGTATATTTGTCAGGTGGAACGAGTCTAATGGCCTATTCAGATATATTCTTTAATGATAAATTGAACTTGCCTGTAGAATTTTTCAATCCACTTAGAAACGTTATAGTCTCACCAAATATTGATAGTCAAAAATTAAATGGGGAAGTCGGTTTGCTCGGCTCGTTAGTAGGACTTGCCTTGCGCGAATCTGGGGATGTGCCAGTTGAGATTAATTTAGATCCTCCCTCCTTTTCTGCTAAAAAGGATCAAGGAAAAAGGATGCCTTTTATCTGGGCTGCTGTTGCTGTATGGATTCTTTTTTTCCTGATAACAGCTGGAACTAATATGTTCATGGCTATGCAGGTTGATAAAATAATTTTGACTTTAAAATCTGAGTATAGCCAAAAAGACCGATTTCGCAAAGATATTGACGATGTCAAACTAAAGTACGATCTCGCAAAATTAAAAGTAGACTCTGCTCTTAAACTTAAGCAACAGCGTGATTTTTGGCCTGAACTCATTACAAGCTTGCAGGGGGCAGTTTCGCCCGGTTTATGGATTACAGAAATAAATCTTACATACAATAAAGCTGAAGATGAAGATTCCGTTCGTTCAGCTAGAAATGTAGAGTTGCCTCACGTGGAAGAGATACCACAAAATTTGCCAGTGGCGCAAACTCGTACAGGACGGCCGCGATCTGGTGCGTCACGGAATCGTCAGGATCGGCGAAGTGCGTCTCGGCAAGCTCCAGTTGAACTTAACTTAGCTCCTAAAGGGGAGGTATTGATCATTCGTGGGCTATTCGAGCGAGGAGAAAAACCTGGTATCGTCAACAGCTTTGAAAATAATCTTAAAGACACGGACTATTTCAGATCTGAGGATGCCAAGAGTGTTGAGATCGTGAAGCGCGAAAAGCCAGAGAAAGACAAGATAGCCCTAGAGTATCTAATACATGCTCGGTTTAATGAAGAGGAGCAACCAGATCTGACGCCATGA
- a CDS encoding NADH-quinone oxidoreductase subunit N — MFEAVIVKLGALLALFRYPEVSLLLLALLLLIMESFSSDEKKSSFIGPVAMIGLLGVLILSFVFPLSEGVHWEGLYAVDHLAIFFKRFFLVATLLVLWMSLPYERRLSFSQGEFFIMPLFPTIGMLLLSSAQDFTLIFVALELVTISFYVLVAFQRNEGASLEAGVKYLIIGALSTAFLVYGIAFLFGTVGSTRLVEISVYLVDHEVTAALLLAAIGIVVGLGFKIAAVPFHIWAPDVYQGAPTPVTAFLAISSKAAGFLVLLRLFAFDGFGVSMMDKYSHAIFGLLAGFTVLLGNLAALPQRNIKRLMGYSSIGHAGFLLFGLAAVSDRGNQATLLYLILYAIAAVLAFFIICHLSEQLGGDDLSKYSGLSRRAPLSAFGLLVAFISMAGVPPLAGFVGKFSVLAAVWETDVANQTVGQESYLLLSCGLIAAVIGLYYYLGIVRQMYWSEPLGDAPKVELPLAGQVLVIVLSIGLIVLGINQQPIMDILALITG; from the coding sequence ATGTTTGAGGCAGTGATAGTTAAACTTGGAGCATTGTTAGCGCTTTTTAGGTATCCTGAGGTTTCCTTGCTGCTTCTAGCATTGCTTCTGCTAATCATGGAATCTTTCAGCAGTGATGAGAAAAAATCGTCATTCATAGGTCCTGTAGCGATGATTGGGCTTCTGGGTGTGCTCATTCTAAGTTTTGTTTTTCCTTTGAGTGAGGGCGTGCACTGGGAAGGTTTATATGCAGTAGATCATTTGGCTATTTTCTTTAAGCGTTTTTTTCTAGTGGCCACTTTGCTAGTGCTTTGGATGTCTTTGCCTTACGAGAGGAGATTATCATTTTCCCAAGGTGAGTTTTTTATTATGCCCTTGTTTCCCACTATTGGGATGTTGCTGCTATCTTCTGCTCAAGATTTTACTTTAATTTTTGTAGCGCTGGAGTTAGTTACCATTTCATTTTATGTGCTGGTGGCTTTTCAGCGAAATGAAGGAGCGTCTCTTGAAGCGGGTGTCAAATACCTGATTATTGGGGCTCTGTCCACAGCCTTTCTAGTATATGGCATAGCCTTTTTATTTGGAACGGTGGGTAGCACTCGTTTGGTTGAGATAAGTGTCTATTTAGTTGATCATGAAGTCACAGCGGCTTTGCTATTAGCTGCCATAGGCATAGTTGTGGGCTTAGGTTTCAAAATTGCCGCAGTTCCTTTTCATATCTGGGCACCTGATGTTTATCAAGGCGCGCCCACCCCAGTAACTGCTTTTTTAGCCATTTCATCCAAAGCAGCAGGCTTCCTAGTGCTCTTGAGGTTATTTGCCTTCGACGGCTTTGGTGTCAGTATGATGGATAAGTATTCGCATGCGATTTTTGGACTATTGGCGGGATTCACGGTGCTGTTGGGTAACTTGGCAGCATTGCCTCAAAGAAATATTAAAAGGTTGATGGGTTATTCAAGTATAGGACACGCAGGATTTTTGCTGTTTGGGCTGGCTGCTGTTTCAGATAGAGGGAACCAAGCAACGTTGTTGTATCTAATCCTGTACGCAATTGCGGCTGTTTTGGCCTTTTTTATTATTTGTCATCTGAGTGAGCAATTAGGCGGTGATGATTTATCTAAGTATTCTGGGTTATCTCGACGAGCACCTCTTTCTGCTTTTGGCTTACTTGTTGCATTTATTTCAATGGCAGGAGTGCCACCTTTAGCAGGTTTTGTTGGTAAATTCAGTGTCTTAGCTGCTGTGTGGGAAACAGATGTGGCAAATCAGACAGTTGGTCAGGAAAGCTATCTGCTATTAAGCTGTGGTTTGATAGCAGCAGTCATTGGGTTGTATTATTACTTGGGCATAGTGCGCCAGATGTATTGGTCCGAGCCCTTGGGTGATGCTCCGAAAGTTGAGCTGCCTCTGGCCGGCCAAGTATTGGTAATCGTCTTATCCATAGGACTAATCGTCTTAGGTATAAACCAACAACCAATCATGGACATCTTAGCGTTGATTACGGGATAA
- a CDS encoding Amuc_1099 family pilus-like system protein, producing the protein MSADKKILPEQLVLIGVLVLVTIGMLTKSFLSHKLADVVNRNAPQTVEPWNNQRYAGLLEGLKSSSQTPPLQHRLFGARLIAYAPETGKIDVLLPDVVDPEGIQIGWKQKYNFSIESKIGHLDQDNDGFTNYEEYVLKTSPVDPQDRGDLKYKIRVVNYEYIPFRMVFRSHNREPGGIYSFQINLVDVKTGDRSRLVKIGDMLEDYKIVDFKEDVKEIVNPATGGKKTVDNSTLVLEDMRIPGQKLVLPKGERIDSPESWVELALDVPDLDIEPSKVSRGKEFLIGDKAYKLVNPGSEEGESRLIDILDVDTGKRIVIPQKIPIGTNE; encoded by the coding sequence ATGAGCGCAGATAAAAAAATACTTCCCGAGCAGTTGGTGCTGATAGGGGTGCTCGTGCTAGTAACCATCGGCATGTTGACCAAATCATTTCTTTCTCACAAGCTTGCAGATGTTGTAAATAGAAATGCACCTCAAACGGTTGAGCCTTGGAATAATCAAAGATATGCGGGTCTGCTAGAGGGCCTCAAGTCATCTTCTCAAACGCCACCACTACAGCATCGCCTATTCGGGGCTAGGCTCATTGCTTATGCTCCAGAGACTGGGAAGATTGATGTTTTACTTCCAGATGTAGTTGACCCTGAGGGCATTCAGATCGGATGGAAACAAAAATATAATTTTTCAATTGAGAGTAAAATTGGCCATCTAGATCAAGATAACGATGGCTTTACAAATTACGAGGAGTATGTCCTTAAGACCAGCCCAGTAGATCCCCAAGATAGAGGCGATCTGAAATACAAGATTCGTGTAGTAAACTATGAGTATATACCTTTTCGTATGGTGTTTAGATCTCATAATAGAGAGCCAGGGGGAATCTATAGCTTCCAGATCAATCTTGTGGATGTGAAGACGGGAGATCGTTCCAGATTGGTAAAGATAGGGGATATGCTTGAGGACTACAAAATCGTAGATTTTAAAGAAGATGTAAAAGAGATTGTTAATCCTGCCACTGGAGGGAAGAAAACCGTAGACAATTCCACTTTAGTTTTAGAGGACATGAGGATTCCAGGACAAAAGCTAGTACTGCCGAAGGGTGAGCGAATTGATTCTCCGGAAAGTTGGGTGGAATTAGCATTGGATGTTCCCGATTTGGATATAGAGCCTTCCAAGGTTAGTAGAGGAAAAGAATTTCTTATAGGAGACAAAGCCTATAAGCTAGTGAATCCGGGATCAGAGGAGGGGGAGAGCCGCTTAATAGACATTTTAGATGTGGATACAGGAAAAAGAATTGTCATCCCTCAAAAAATACCTATTGGGACAAATGAATAA
- the nuoL gene encoding NADH-quinone oxidoreductase subunit L, with the protein MNWVILLSPLVAALLITIGCHRSKVGSVALSIGACAMSFIGALCVFFDYGCISSFNWVSLPGLKISLGAMDDELARLMLLVVTGVGLLIHIFAIGYMKEDPGISRFFAKLSLFMFSMLGIVLADNLAVMFVFWELVGLSSYLLIGFWFQKPSAAEASKKAFIVNRIGDFGFILGILGVWGIWGALDFDTLASLIEGKTLPEGVSQNVVNLLALGLFAGCVGKSAQLPLHVWLPDAMEGPTPVSALIHAATMVAAGVYMLCRVSSVLGISQMAMSTVLLVGTITALYAALIALQQNDIKRVLAYSTLSQLGYMVAAVGAGASEAAMFHLTTHAFFKALLFLGAGSIIHALHHEQDMWKMGGLAKKMPWTFGTFTIGTFALTGFPLLAGFFSKESILLEIYHYHDATHQTCFWILAFTAALTAFYMMRLWIVTFLGKGRSDTVKHAHESPWYMVAPLAILAVLSVVGGWNHHSFMPIVFIDIPDYVGMGPHTEGAGFVMAVSIILFLIGTGLGLFLYHDRAKDPIENSSFALVRLLSIFPRHKFFTDEVYEIIFVGGQRQLSKMIAWVDKWIVDGLLVRGAGTLASVSGEVLRLIQGGNVQVYVIIFILGLAFVCYWLFEKVIF; encoded by the coding sequence ATGAATTGGGTTATTTTATTATCGCCGCTAGTGGCAGCATTATTGATTACCATTGGGTGTCATCGCTCCAAAGTGGGATCTGTTGCGCTTTCCATTGGTGCCTGTGCTATGTCTTTTATTGGAGCACTCTGTGTGTTTTTTGACTACGGCTGTATTTCTAGTTTCAATTGGGTTTCTTTACCTGGCCTGAAAATAAGCTTGGGGGCTATGGATGACGAGCTTGCGCGACTGATGTTATTAGTCGTTACAGGAGTAGGACTACTTATTCATATTTTTGCGATAGGATATATGAAAGAAGATCCTGGGATTTCCCGATTCTTTGCCAAGCTCTCGCTCTTTATGTTCTCTATGCTAGGAATTGTCCTTGCCGACAACTTAGCAGTGATGTTTGTTTTCTGGGAGTTAGTAGGACTAAGTTCATATCTTTTGATAGGCTTTTGGTTTCAAAAGCCAAGTGCTGCTGAGGCATCTAAGAAAGCATTCATTGTTAACCGGATTGGTGACTTTGGGTTTATCCTAGGGATTTTGGGTGTGTGGGGTATTTGGGGAGCTCTGGATTTTGATACATTGGCATCTTTAATAGAAGGAAAGACTTTACCTGAAGGAGTTTCACAAAATGTAGTAAACCTTCTGGCTTTGGGATTATTTGCGGGATGTGTGGGGAAATCAGCTCAATTGCCTTTACATGTTTGGCTTCCGGATGCGATGGAAGGGCCTACACCTGTTTCTGCATTGATACACGCGGCGACTATGGTGGCTGCAGGTGTTTATATGCTCTGCCGGGTTTCCTCTGTTTTAGGAATCAGTCAAATGGCTATGAGCACTGTGCTACTAGTCGGAACCATTACGGCTCTATATGCTGCGCTCATTGCTCTTCAACAAAATGATATCAAGAGAGTTCTTGCTTATTCAACATTGTCACAACTTGGTTACATGGTAGCTGCTGTAGGCGCAGGGGCAAGCGAAGCAGCCATGTTTCACTTAACAACGCATGCTTTCTTTAAGGCGCTCTTATTTCTTGGAGCTGGCTCTATTATTCATGCACTACATCATGAACAGGATATGTGGAAGATGGGAGGACTAGCCAAGAAAATGCCGTGGACCTTTGGAACTTTTACCATAGGTACCTTTGCTCTTACGGGATTTCCTTTACTGGCTGGTTTCTTTAGTAAGGAATCTATTTTGCTTGAGATTTATCACTATCATGATGCTACGCATCAAACCTGCTTCTGGATTTTGGCGTTTACTGCTGCACTAACTGCCTTCTACATGATGCGCTTATGGATTGTGACTTTCTTGGGTAAAGGGCGTTCGGATACGGTAAAGCATGCTCATGAATCACCTTGGTATATGGTAGCTCCACTGGCGATTTTAGCAGTTCTATCTGTTGTCGGTGGTTGGAATCATCATTCATTTATGCCAATTGTTTTTATTGATATACCAGATTATGTTGGGATGGGACCACACACGGAAGGTGCAGGGTTTGTGATGGCTGTCTCCATCATTCTTTTTCTGATAGGAACTGGATTGGGCTTATTCTTGTATCATGATAGGGCCAAAGACCCTATTGAGAACAGTTCATTTGCGCTTGTAAGGTTACTAAGTATTTTTCCGCGTCATAAATTTTTTACTGATGAGGTTTATGAAATCATTTTTGTAGGAGGTCAAAGACAGCTATCGAAAATGATTGCTTGGGTTGATAAGTGGATAGTAGATGGTCTGCTTGTAAGAGGAGCAGGAACTTTAGCTTCTGTGTCTGGCGAGGTCTTGCGTTTAATTCAAGGAGGCAATGTTCAAGTCTATGTCATCATCTTCATTTTGGGGCTGGCTTTTGTTTGTTACTGGTTGTTTGAAAAGGTGATTTTTTAG
- a CDS encoding Hsp70 family protein: MNDEVIIGIDLGTTNSAVGVIDSGFPVLIPDSHGDKLTPSVVAFKKDSGFIVGKDAVRMMSHKPDEVFYSSKRYMGRRFGDLTGDVLAVSYQVGRGDGDTVILKAGSKQMLPEEVAAQVLLKLKSDAEVYLGCDVGRSVITVPAYFNDGQRQATIRAGELAGLKVERVINEPTAAALAYGLNREKDELKGIVYDLGGGTFDVSVLELNKGVFEVLATHGNTQLGGDDIDGALSDWIQSQVEDSMGDQLLSEESAQIRLEAERVKCELSVSDVSMLSLPFLRNGFSFEKEITRGDLERLARPVIEKTKQHCLRALQDSKLKLDQLDKAILVGGQTRMPLIQALVGDIFGLVPDTSIHPDEAVALGATIQAGMLSGAISDITLLDVTPLSLGVETFGGLMNVIIPRNSTIPIKAGELFTNAVDAQSSMAIKVLQGERELANDNWCIGGLEIPFKPGPRGSAKVGVQFEIDADGVLQVLARDVESNKEEVLRINSAVDVSNEEVERMVSESVDYAFEDMNERRWIETNMKAERQMKAAMTALKMLKGEVEETCAKELELILGQLKQAQKEKNLTKLKQQLRELDEKTRPLAEKLMDRALEAALTKKGVL, encoded by the coding sequence GTGAACGATGAGGTAATTATTGGTATTGATTTAGGAACGACTAATTCCGCAGTAGGGGTAATAGACAGTGGATTTCCAGTCCTTATTCCAGATAGTCATGGAGATAAGCTGACCCCCTCGGTAGTAGCCTTTAAGAAGGATAGTGGATTCATAGTTGGAAAGGATGCAGTGAGAATGATGTCTCACAAGCCAGATGAGGTTTTTTATTCATCAAAACGTTATATGGGAAGACGTTTTGGGGATCTTACGGGAGATGTGTTGGCTGTTTCTTATCAAGTTGGCCGAGGCGATGGTGATACTGTTATTTTAAAGGCCGGATCAAAACAGATGTTGCCAGAGGAAGTAGCAGCCCAAGTCTTATTAAAGCTAAAAAGTGATGCCGAAGTTTATCTTGGTTGCGATGTTGGTAGATCGGTCATCACAGTGCCTGCATATTTTAATGACGGTCAGAGGCAGGCCACTATTAGAGCAGGGGAGTTAGCGGGGTTGAAGGTCGAGCGTGTGATTAATGAGCCTACTGCGGCAGCACTAGCGTATGGTCTAAATCGTGAGAAAGACGAGCTGAAGGGTATTGTTTATGACTTGGGTGGTGGGACTTTCGATGTTTCAGTCTTAGAATTGAATAAAGGAGTTTTTGAGGTCTTGGCGACTCATGGCAATACCCAGCTAGGGGGAGATGATATTGATGGGGCTCTTTCAGATTGGATTCAATCACAGGTGGAAGACAGTATGGGGGACCAATTACTCTCTGAAGAGTCTGCGCAAATAAGATTGGAAGCAGAAAGGGTGAAATGTGAACTTTCAGTGAGTGATGTGTCGATGCTTAGTCTGCCATTTTTACGCAATGGCTTTAGTTTTGAGAAAGAGATTACACGAGGTGATTTAGAGCGCTTAGCCCGCCCAGTTATCGAGAAAACTAAACAGCATTGTTTAAGAGCCTTGCAAGACAGTAAGCTAAAATTAGATCAGCTAGATAAAGCTATTTTAGTAGGTGGGCAAACGCGAATGCCGCTTATCCAAGCTTTAGTTGGTGATATTTTTGGCTTGGTGCCAGATACCAGTATTCATCCGGATGAAGCGGTGGCATTAGGGGCCACGATTCAAGCAGGTATGTTGAGTGGCGCGATAAGCGATATTACCCTTTTGGATGTGACACCGCTCTCCCTTGGTGTTGAAACTTTTGGAGGGCTTATGAATGTCATCATCCCACGTAATTCGACTATTCCTATTAAAGCTGGTGAGCTTTTTACTAATGCTGTTGACGCGCAGAGTTCTATGGCAATTAAAGTCTTACAAGGTGAGCGAGAGCTTGCAAATGACAACTGGTGTATTGGTGGTCTCGAGATTCCCTTTAAACCAGGCCCTAGGGGAAGTGCTAAAGTTGGAGTTCAGTTTGAAATTGATGCCGATGGGGTACTTCAGGTTTTAGCTCGGGATGTTGAGTCGAATAAAGAGGAGGTGCTTCGGATTAATTCGGCCGTCGATGTAAGTAATGAGGAAGTAGAGCGCATGGTCTCAGAATCTGTAGATTACGCATTTGAGGACATGAATGAGCGTAGGTGGATAGAGACGAATATGAAGGCAGAGAGGCAAATGAAAGCTGCCATGACGGCTTTGAAGATGTTGAAAGGCGAGGTTGAGGAGACTTGCGCAAAAGAGTTAGAACTTATCCTTGGACAGCTCAAGCAAGCTCAAAAAGAAAAAAACCTGACAAAACTTAAACAACAATTAAGAGAACTCGATGAAAAGACTCGTCCTTTAGCAGAGAAGTTAATGGATCGAGCGCTAGAAGCTGCTTTGACCAAGAAAGGAGTACTGTAG
- a CDS encoding NADH-quinone oxidoreductase subunit M, whose amino-acid sequence MSYWLEIFLVVPVIACLAIVVGAPAKRTALLATLINLIGSLALAIGFDVEANGFQFANKCSAGNLAGFFEITWHLGVDGLSLPLVLLTTVVSFVAVCVAHEDVKRAKEFYICILLVSLGGLGAFLSVDLFFLYVFHEVALIPTFLLIGIWGTHDRKFAATQMTLYLMLGSMILLAGLLAFYFYLPDGLRTFNLETIQNELPKNWFRTEQQAIIFPLLLVGFGILISLWPFHSWAPRGYATSPVSAVMLHAGVLKKFGLYGLIRLAVPYLPEGVDKFLTPLLVLLLFNVLYVGLVTIWQKELNLMLGYSSVMHMGYLFLGFASMNVIGVSGMVVLMVAHGLSAALLFGLAGEIRERVGTLRMSETGGLASKAPWLSFYFIVGAMASIGLPGLGNFAGELMIYFGAWKAELYWATILAVWGIVISAVYMLRAVRNICFGELSEQVVQVKDLDLTKSAPYLLLVLGLVIVGVFPNVILQWVEPVVSTLLGKGGA is encoded by the coding sequence ATGAGCTATTGGCTAGAAATATTTTTAGTAGTTCCTGTGATAGCTTGCTTGGCCATTGTTGTGGGGGCTCCAGCGAAACGCACGGCTCTTTTGGCTACCCTCATTAACTTGATTGGCAGCTTGGCTTTGGCAATTGGATTTGATGTTGAAGCCAATGGTTTTCAATTTGCTAACAAATGTTCTGCAGGCAACTTAGCTGGCTTTTTTGAGATCACCTGGCACTTGGGTGTGGATGGCTTGAGTTTGCCTTTAGTTTTACTAACAACAGTAGTGTCTTTTGTGGCGGTGTGCGTTGCTCATGAAGATGTTAAGCGGGCGAAAGAATTTTATATTTGTATATTATTGGTTAGTCTAGGAGGGCTAGGAGCCTTTCTCTCCGTAGATTTGTTTTTTCTCTATGTCTTCCATGAGGTAGCTCTTATTCCCACTTTTCTTTTGATTGGGATATGGGGAACACATGACCGTAAATTTGCCGCTACACAAATGACTCTCTACTTGATGCTCGGTAGTATGATTTTGCTAGCTGGGTTGTTAGCATTTTATTTTTATCTGCCAGATGGCTTAAGGACATTTAATTTAGAAACGATTCAGAATGAGTTACCTAAGAATTGGTTCAGAACTGAGCAACAAGCTATTATTTTCCCCTTATTGTTAGTAGGTTTTGGTATTTTAATTTCGTTATGGCCTTTTCATAGCTGGGCCCCAAGAGGGTATGCAACATCACCCGTTTCAGCTGTCATGCTCCATGCGGGGGTGTTGAAAAAATTTGGTCTTTATGGCTTGATTCGTCTGGCTGTTCCTTATTTGCCAGAAGGTGTAGACAAGTTTTTGACACCACTGTTGGTGTTGTTACTCTTTAACGTTTTATACGTTGGTCTTGTGACTATTTGGCAAAAGGAGCTCAATCTGATGCTTGGTTACTCCAGTGTTATGCATATGGGTTATCTTTTCCTTGGTTTTGCTAGTATGAATGTGATCGGGGTATCTGGAATGGTGGTTTTGATGGTGGCACATGGCTTGAGTGCTGCGTTACTATTTGGGTTGGCGGGGGAAATTAGGGAGCGAGTCGGAACTCTTAGAATGTCTGAGACAGGAGGGCTTGCTTCGAAAGCGCCGTGGTTAAGTTTTTATTTCATAGTAGGAGCAATGGCCTCTATAGGGCTGCCGGGTTTAGGTAATTTTGCTGGTGAGTTGATGATTTATTTTGGAGCTTGGAAAGCAGAGTTATATTGGGCAACGATACTTGCAGTATGGGGAATTGTGATCTCGGCGGTTTACATGCTTAGGGCAGTAAGAAATATTTGCTTTGGTGAGTTATCAGAACAAGTCGTCCAAGTAAAGGATCTCGATTTGACTAAGAGTGCTCCCTACTTATTGTTAGTGTTGGGGTTGGTCATTGTCGGCGTTTTCCCCAATGTCATTTTGCAATGGGTTGAACCAGTCGTTTCCACTCTACTCGGAAAAGGGGGTGCTTAA
- a CDS encoding Amuc_1102 family pilus-like protein encodes MTLHSLLRAFFTATLIVCLMTPQAYAQDVKVIIDEIEIDDVKSVGPGGGRSRNNILKEDWKEIEVEFTVESDGDSDLLEELSFQFFIAALDALNNDEEVTLIGESNFINVPVGGDQLVAMYLSPTALLRYGGEKMGASFFKKGGIKDFNIHVKALVRGREVGSKDFIISDFDENWYRQGKQVRDALVEAKDSPWWTANALLYNQYKPLNR; translated from the coding sequence ATGACGCTTCATTCCCTATTGCGTGCTTTTTTCACAGCTACACTCATAGTCTGCCTGATGACACCGCAGGCCTATGCGCAGGATGTTAAAGTAATTATTGATGAAATTGAAATTGATGATGTTAAGTCGGTTGGTCCAGGCGGTGGAAGGTCTCGAAACAATATTCTCAAGGAGGATTGGAAAGAGATTGAAGTAGAGTTTACGGTGGAAAGTGATGGAGATAGTGATTTATTAGAGGAGTTAAGTTTTCAATTCTTCATTGCCGCGCTAGACGCACTCAACAATGATGAAGAGGTGACTCTCATAGGGGAGAGCAATTTTATCAATGTCCCAGTTGGAGGAGACCAATTAGTAGCCATGTATCTATCCCCGACGGCCCTACTACGTTATGGAGGTGAAAAAATGGGGGCTAGTTTTTTCAAAAAAGGAGGAATAAAAGATTTTAATATACATGTAAAGGCGTTAGTCAGGGGGCGTGAAGTTGGCAGTAAGGACTTCATCATTTCGGATTTTGATGAAAACTGGTATCGCCAAGGCAAGCAAGTCCGTGATGCCTTAGTTGAGGCAAAAGATTCACCCTGGTGGACTGCGAATGCATTACTTTATAATCAGTACAAGCCTCTTAACAGATAA
- the nuoK gene encoding NADH-quinone oxidoreductase subunit NuoK, with protein MEFVTVITLNHYIALSGILFVLGLAAVMTRRSIIIIYMGLEMMLNAANLALVAFSRFNPDGAMNGTMMVFFIITVAAAEVAVGLALIVALYRKKQEIHADTLSSLKF; from the coding sequence GTGGAATTTGTAACAGTCATTACCCTAAATCATTATATCGCGCTAAGTGGCATACTGTTTGTGCTAGGGCTAGCTGCAGTAATGACTAGAAGGAGTATTATCATTATTTATATGGGACTCGAGATGATGTTGAATGCGGCAAATTTAGCATTGGTGGCCTTTTCTCGTTTTAATCCGGATGGAGCTATGAACGGAACCATGATGGTGTTCTTCATTATCACAGTAGCGGCGGCTGAGGTAGCTGTGGGTTTAGCTCTTATTGTCGCGCTTTATCGTAAGAAACAGGAGATTCATGCGGATACGTTATCGAGTTTGAAATTTTAA
- a CDS encoding iron-sulfur cluster assembly accessory protein — translation MSVERDINYKVGSERLVKLTEKAAAQLSGLLTRQKRPEGALRVAIVGGGCSGLQYKMDLVDGPANRDILVSSREVKIVVDPKSALFVSGSEIDFSDDLQKGGFKVTNPNAEAHCSCGESFSA, via the coding sequence ATGAGTGTTGAACGGGATATAAATTATAAGGTAGGTAGTGAGAGATTAGTAAAGCTTACAGAGAAAGCCGCTGCTCAGCTATCTGGCTTATTGACTCGACAAAAAAGGCCGGAGGGCGCTCTCCGCGTTGCTATAGTTGGAGGCGGATGCTCAGGACTTCAATATAAAATGGATCTGGTAGATGGTCCAGCTAATAGAGATATCTTGGTATCTTCACGAGAGGTCAAAATTGTGGTAGATCCGAAGAGCGCACTTTTTGTGAGCGGATCTGAAATCGACTTTAGTGATGATTTGCAAAAAGGTGGTTTCAAAGTGACTAACCCAAATGCAGAAGCACATTGTTCTTGCGGGGAGAGTTTTAGTGCTTAA